The Canis lupus familiaris isolate Mischka breed German Shepherd chromosome 14, alternate assembly UU_Cfam_GSD_1.0, whole genome shotgun sequence DNA window ctccatcagttaagcatctgccttcagcttgggtcatgatcttggggtcctgagatcaagccctgcattgggctccttgctcagcagggagtctgccagggagccccgcccctcccccagctcatgctctctcgctcgctcactctcaaataaataaaatattaaaaaaacaaacaaacaaaccaagaatGACACTGAGGATGAGAGGGGAAAATAAAGGTGGAGTATTGTGTGGTTCTGACATTATACATGAGGTGGTAAAATACTATTTGAAGTAAGACTGTAATAAGTTAGAAGATGTCTACTGTAAATCCTAGAATAGAGgaaccattaaaaaattaaatagatgtaTAGCTAATAAATCAATAGTAAAGATAAAACAGAACATTGAAAAACACAATTAATCCACAAGAAggtaagaaaaggaacaaaaaacaaataggaaacagaaaataacaagttagAACATTTAAGCAACCCAATCTTATTCATAATTAcactaaatgtaaatggtctaaacattccaattaaaaatgagatattgCCAGTCTGTATAAAAAGAAAGgcacagggaagcctgggtggctcagcggtttagcgcctgccttcggctcagggcatgatactggagtcccgggatcgagtcctacatcgggctccctgcatggagcctgcttctccctctgcctatgtctctgcctctctctctgtgtctctcatgaataaataaacagaatcttaaaaaaaaaaaaaagaaagaaaggcacaaCTATATGCTTATCTACAAGAAATCACAATATATAAAGACACATAAGTTAAAGGGACAGAGTAAGATAAACTTTGCAGCCACTAATCATAAGTCAGCtagagtggctatattaatatcatacAAAGAAGACTTCATGACAAGAATAATACAAGTGATAAAGagggacattttttttctaaagattttatttattttgagagagagagtgcacatgcaagCGGGGGGAGgcgtagaaggagagagagaatctcaagcagtctccatgccaaGCTCAGAGGtttacatggggcttgatcccatgactctgagatcatgaccagagccgaaatcaagagtcagacacttaactaattgagccacccaggcaccccagagggacatttttaaaatttaaattcaattaattagcatatagtatattattagtttcagcagtagaggtcagtgattcaacagttgtatataacatccagtgctcattacatcacataatTTCTTTAATGCTTGTCACTCAGTTTCCTAATCCCCCCTTCCTCcactccagcaaccttcagtttgtttcctatgattaagaatctcttatggtttataTCCCCCAAAGAGAGACATTTGTAAAAGATAAGAGGGTCAATTTaagacataacaatcctaaatgtaTATGTAGCCAATAACAGAGTTTCAAAAAACATGAAGTAAAATCTGATgaaactaaaaggagaaatagatatttAGAGTTGGATGTCTCatcatttctttctcagaaatTCACAGAACAAGTAAATAGGAAATCAATAAGGGTACAGAAGACTTGAAGATCAACTAACTTTATGTAAAATttcttaaagatgtatttattcatgagagaaacacagagagaaagtcagagacacaggcagagggagaagcaggccccgtgcaaggagctcgatgtgggactcgatcccagatcccaggatcgcgccctgagcagaaggcagacgttcaactgctgagccacccaggtgtccctatctatctatctatctatctatctatctatctatctatctatcatctatctatcatttatttatagtgAGCGCACGCTCCAGCTGGGGgtaaaggagcagagggagagagagtgaatcttaagcaggctcctcagcacagagcccaatgcagggctccatctcatgatcctgagttcatgacctaagccaaaatcaagagttggatgctcaagcaactgagacacccaggtacccccctctatataatttttattaaaatttttattttgtatattttctataagaaatattttgtatGCTTTCTCTAAAACACAGAACACTCACTCAGAATCcactttcttttcaaatgcacatggaatattcaccaagataCACCATGCGctgagccataaaacaagtctcagtaaTATGGGGTATGTTCCCTGACCATAATCAATGAAATTAGAAGCCaatgaaattaatgaaagaaaaatatttggaggagcacctaggttgctcagttggttaagcatccaccttcaggtcaggtcatgatctcagggtcctgggatctagccccatttgggctctctgctcagaggggagtctgcttctccctctccttctgcccttctgcacttgcccctactcatgctctctcatgctctccctctcaaataaataaaatctttttaaaaagaaaaaatatttggaaaatatcaagGGATTTGATGGTCTATGGGCAAAGCAGGGTGTAAATATTGTAAGTCACagtcatttcataattttttaaaaatttttatttatttatgatagtcacagagagagagagagagagagagagagaggcagagacataggcagagggagaagcaggctccatgcaccgggagcccaacatgggattcgatcccgggtctccaggatcgcgccctgggccaaaggcccgcgccaaaccgctgcgctacccagggatcccgcatttcaTAATTTTGATTTGTTACAATaggttttcttaagaaaaaaaatctcacgtGTCCACACAAGAATAACCTGGGGGTGAAAAAGCACATTATTGAACTATTTTGCTATCCCGCCTTTTGAAGGggtccttgaaaaaaaaaaattacgttGTAGAAAAAAAGAGCTGCAAACTAGCAATCGAGCACCCATTAATTCAATGATATTATCTAAGTTACTTACCTTTATTCCGTTTCCTCTGtagtaaaatgaaaagatctaTGTGTGTAATACagtggccactagccacatgtgactactgAGCACCTGAGATGTGGTTAATCCAAatgagatatgtttttttttttaaagactttattatttatttatgagagacacacagtgagaggcagagacatacacagaggaagaagtaggcttgatgtgggactcaatcctgggacttgttcctgggactctgagatcatgtcctgaaccaaaggcagctgctcaaccatgagccacctaggtatcccaaATGAGATATGTTCTAAGTGTAAAATACCAATACAAATACATACTTAgtaccaaaaaaaagtaaaatattgatCTCATAAATAACTTCTTAGGTTGATTACATGCAGAGAtagtatttttagtatattaggttaaatgtgtttaaaatatatttttgtttcttttttgtgtaaccactagaaaaatttaaattaagtatgtggcttgcattatatatttattgggcAGTGTTAGACTAGAGCCTATCTTCCAGCCTTAATATTCTGGTATCTATCATTAACTTTAGAGGCAGAGTCCTTAAATCTGGAAAGCATTACACAGCCTATAGTTactgtttccttcttccttagaCTCCAGTAGATGGCACTAGAGCTAAGGCCTCAAGCTAATAAGGAGATAGGATTTCTACTTCCAACTTTCTCAATATGCTGTGCTTAGGCTCCCCTCCTGTCCTTGCTCACAGTTCCCTCTAGAAGGAAAAGTTTCTAAGCGTGGCTAcctattcatttcttaaaattcagatgctctaaaagcttttccttttaatatctgCCTCCGGCCAGAAGGTAACTTTATGTACCCACGTCCCATACATGTTCCTATCACAGAACCATGAAACATTATTGGTTTACATTATTGGTTTACATgtttcttccccccaccctgctaCTGTTGATGCATGTTATTGGAGGTAGGTAGTAATGAAATCTTAGTCTATGCGCAATAGCCAGCAGGTGCTGAAGGCAGTGTATCAGTCGGGATAGGCCAAGTTATGCTGCAGTAGCTTAACACaatagaggtttattttttatttacactACATGTTCATCAGGTATCGTAAAGGGCTCCTCTCCATGGTATCCTCACTCCAGGACCTACGTTAATGGAGCAGTTTCATTTGGACCACTGCTGGTTATTGTAGTggatgaggaaaggttaaggttTTTGAACCAGTGGTTAAGTGTTCTGATCTAGAATCGACACAAGTCACTTCTACTCACAACTCATCGGCCAAAACTAATTCATGGCCTTGTCCAATCACAAAGGTGTCCCGAAGTGCACTTCTATCATATGCTTGAAAGGCAAGGGCAGAAGTATTTGAAGACCGTTAATGACAACCACTAATGACTTCTGGTCAGTAATCATTCAGCGCACTATCCCTCCTGCAGATGATATACATTCACCATACCTCCCCAAAGAAGACAACCCAGTAATTCCCTTCAGCTACATCAAGTTCAAATTCAAGAATCTCTGAGTGATGCACAATAATCTCTACACCAGTTTCTGATGTGGCTTGAGATGGAGAcctataaattaaaaagataagccccctcacatttaataaatattggtggAACAGGGACAAGATGAATGCActaagggagaagaggaggaatagGAAACATAGCAGCCTAGTGATCATGATGTGCCACTGAGCAGAAGCAGTGAAGGTCCCTTACCCCAGGGAAAGGGAATAGTTTCTGATTAGGCCCCAATTCTGCTTCCTGGGAACACAGCCTTAGGCAACTGTTCTGCTTTATGCTACTGAGAACTCAAGAGTTGTTGCTGCAGcataacctaacctaacctaacgcGCCCTCGACTGATAAAGACAGGACTATAGAAGGGCGTGTTgcatatttgaaacaataaactTTAGTATGTGTGACATTTACTTACTTCGAGGGCAGCAAAGTGATCTTATTAAAAGTTGGGAAGCCAGCAACTCATGTTATACAGTAGCAAAGTATTGGTAAAACTGTTGCCTGCAGTAACTGAGAAGACATACCTGATCTAATCTAAGAAGTAAGGGAAAGTCGAGAACTGTATTTTAGCAGCCTGAATTGGGTACTATTGGTTACCACTGACAAAGCACAAGATTAGCTCAGACAAGAACTGAACTGGCCAGCCTGCAAGTAGATAAAAGGGCTGTAAAGTGATTACAGAAATCAGAGGGCTTGCAGGGTTCACAGAAACAACTATTTCTCATCCCTAACAGTTAACAGATAAAACTGAGAAATGTTTACAATGACAAATGCTATTTCAAACTCAGCTGTGTAGGCAGGATGACTGATGGGCTATCTTGGTTTACCCAGACCTGTCCTAGTTTTAGCCCTTAAAGTACTGCATCCCAGAAAAATCCCTCTGCCAGGCAAACAGAGACAGCAGGTCGCCCTATTCATGGGAAAGATCAAAACAGGGGTATGGCCATCACATCTGTTGTTAAAATCTCCAAGTAGATTAAGTTGTCATAGAGTGAAGACTTCACAAAGGTTGTGGCACCCTATAAACCATTTCAATTAAACTGCTTGGGGAAGTGACTTTCATGGGCAGCTCTCCCACTTAAAAACACCCCAAATGGGTTGAAGGtatgagaatgagaaaatatatcaaatttaatATGTTTAGGATAGCTACTGGCACATGTCAGTGCCTGAAATccgagaccaaaaaaaaaaaaaaaaaaagtcagctatattttttatttgtactcTGCTACTGAGAGGTGAGCCACATAACCCCAGCTATCCACTAAGGATCATGGAGGCAGACGGTACCATGTGCCCATGGGTGGGAAGCTGGAAATTCTTGCTAAACAGCACTAATGACTACCATAGTACAATAAACAGAAGTGATACCCAAACCACTGGCTTCTGGAGTAGTGGCATTTAAGCTCAAGAACGACTCAGGAAGCAAAAGTGGGTTAGCAGAGGCACCATACTCCTTTCTTACTCTTTGGCAAAAGTAAATCAAACTCACCATACATGAAATGACAAACGTCAAGAGAGTGTGAATGGATATATTACCATGGGCAGAGGAGTGAATGAATGCACTTGAAATGGCAGCAGCAGATGGAGTAGTGGATACAGGCAAGAAAAAACCCCCACCCAAATCCCTCCATTTCTGTGTAAAGACCAAGCTGTAGAGATCCAGGAGTGAGCAGAAACAATTGTCTGTGAAGTGTGGACGTTTAACCAGCTGACCTAGAGATCAAAATTGAGCCCTTATTCCTATGGATAACAGCAGCACAGGAGGAAAAATACAAAGCCTACTGGACTGATAGTCCTCTTTCCCCCAGAGACTGAAGGTGAGGGTGCtagaagaaatcatttttctttagaaatggaGAATCAAGAGATGACTAGAATATTCTTGGTCTAGGCTCAGAAAACTGGTTGATACAGGGCAGACCCAACTGCCCTTGCCTCTGAATTCAGGtttatttacattgttttatggttttcttaagTAGcttctatgctcagtgtggagctcaatgagggccttgaactcacaactctgagatgcttttttttttaatttaaaattttttattttttagattttatttattcatgagagacacagagagagaggcaaagacacaggcagagaaagaagcaggtccctgcagggaccccgatgtgggactcagatgctcaaccactgagccacccaggcacccctacattaTGTTTTAAGCAAAGTATTCTAAGTACTTTTCTCCTCCAGAGTTTTTAAGGTGTCAAACCCCAAATCTAGGAATGAAGACCCTTCCCTACCATTAACTTCAAGGGCAGAAGTCAACATGacacatagaaatatatattcaacttttatttcattagaaaaattaatttaagccACATGGTGGCCATAATGCCATTCTTGAGCAGGCTTTGTCATCCCACTGCCCCCTTCATACcaatatacatgcatacatgctTTGTTAGAGAAAGGACTTTACCATATGAAACAATGGGAGGTGGACACTGACTATTTCATCATCCCCCTCCCTATGCCAACTCATACACCACTTCAACTGCTGTCCACACACAGACAAGGTCTCATGGAAGAGAAGCTGAACACCACATAAACTGACCATAACACCCAAACCCAAAGGAACTCTTGGAAAAAGCTAACAAAGCAGGGATGAAAATAACCCCATCTCCCAACCGCTGAACATGAAGCACATGCCCCTAAGAGACATCAGAGCCATGGTGCAAAGGACACCAGAACGTATACAGCAGACCCTGGGGAGAGCAGTGACATCATTCCATCGCAGTTATAGGCAACCCACTCACACCGGTATATTAGACAGGCTCTTTTTCCAGGGCAAGGAACATCCAGATGGAGAAGCCCTTCAAGGGCCTGGTAACAGTTTGTTCTGGTAACACTGATGTTCTGAGCTTGCCTGCCCAGGAACTGGACACCTGCCTGGATCTGTTTAGGCCAGTGGTCCAAGGTTATAGCTGGTGGAGGGAGGTCTTATCACACCTCTCTGGATGGATGGTCTGGAATGCCCTTGGGGGCTCTGCACTGGCTGTATGACCTCTGGTGGTCCAAGAGCTCCCCAGCAATGGGCTCTCCAGTATGCCTCCCAGGGACTCCATCAGTCTAACGAAGATGGAGAGCAGGGTCAGCACCACACCTAAGAGATAGAGGTTCAACATAGGCTTCATGGCTGAAAGGACTTCACTTCTCTGTAGAGCGGTAGAGCTGTCACTTCTTGAAGGCCTCTGGATACTGAGGAAAGAGAGGTGAGATTAATCGACAGCCTTTTGGGATATGCATGTATCTAGTCCTGACCTCTGTCTTCCTGTGGAGCTAAGGGTGAGGCTCAGCCCGTCAAAGAGACAGGGACCAGTAGATATGTTCTTTGCAACAGACTCTCCAAGCATAGTTATGCTGTAGACTCCATGGCTGCAGAGCTAGCCTTGCTTCTTGGACTAATTCAAGAGCACTCCTTAAAACTTTTACTTCTCCTAAAGTAAAACCTTTTATTTCTCCTGCCAGGTGCAATGCACAACCCCTATGCTACAGTCCAGAGACCAAAAATCTTCCTgaaaggagtctttttttttttggggggggggggggaggtaaggATAGGAGAAAGCAATCTGCCTAGAGGTTCTCCTCACACCTCAGTCAGGTTCCAGTTAATCATCAACTTTTTGGTAAAGCCAAAATAATTACAAGACAGTCACATCTATCAagttcacttattcaacaaacacACCCTGGATACCTACAACGTGTTAGGCACCCTGGAAGGTACCGCACGGGGCCCGGTAGTCATGAACCCTGCCCTCAAGGGCCCTACAATCTAGGCAAGAAATTAGGCAGCGAGCAGCCACACAACACGCCAAGTGCTAACAAGGGCTGCTGTGGGACCAGGGCCGGACGGGGACGCCTAACCCGGCGCTAGAGAGCACGAAGAGAGACACATGGAACGCAAGGCCATCTCTGAAGCCAAGGCCGGAGCGGCTGACTCCGCACCCAGGTGGAGGCGCAGGGAGGACGAGTCcagccgggggcgcggggcggaaAGCCGGGGAAGCCCACAGGGCCGCTCACCTCCAGGAGCAAGGGCCAAGAGCGGCCCGCTCGCCAGACAGCGGGTCTCGCAGGAGTCCGCAGGCAAGTCACGTCCCGAGAGCGCCAAAGCGCAGCGCGCAGCCCAGACGACTCCCCGACGCAAAGGCGCAGCCGTAGGCGCGAAGCTGAGCGAGGCTGCCCACGCCGCCCACTTAtagccgcggccccgccccgagcccgCGCACGCGCACTCGGGCCGCACGCACTGGCCCCGACGCACgtccgtggccccgcccccgcccccgcccccgcccccgccccgccccgccccgccccgtgccGCGCCGCGCTTCCCGTCGGACCAGTTTCGGAAAGCGTCCGCCTGGGGTCTGTGAGTCACTGAGGTCGGCAGTGGGACTGCGTGCGTGTGAACCCAGACTGCCTTCTTCCTGCTGCAGGAAGCCGGAGGGAATCAGCCCATTTACGCCCTACCAGGTGGACTGGAAGACTTACCTGGAGTGCCCAGATCCAGAggcccgcgggcggggcggggcgggcggggcggggcggggcggggcgggaggagggcgtCTTCCCCAGACCCTCCACGAAGCAAGGATCGCCGGAAGGCAACAGGTCCCACCCCTACCCTACTCCTAGTATTTAAATTCCAGCGACTGTAGAGCTGACTTTCACTTTCTAGGAGAACTGAGATTCCTCAACCCTTCCAAACCCCGACATTTAGTTTACCATCGATACCACTGGAATGACGAGaggcccttttatttttattttttttttaatttttatttatttatgatagagagagagagagagagaggcagagacacaggcagagggagaagcaggccccatgcaccgggagcccgacgtgggattcgatccagggtctcccggatcgcgccctgggccaaaggcaggcgccaaaccgctgcgccacccagggatcccgagaggcCCTTTTACAACGTACTAAGTTCCGCCCTCCAGGAATGTCTGTCATATGTGAGAACATGTGAAATACTCAGCTGGCCCTGGCGTCTGTGCCTGAATGCACACGGACAAGTCACTTTGTACTCACTGGGCCTCaggttttaaagattgtatttatttatttgagagagagaagagagagcatgagctgggggagaggcagacgcCCCGCTGGGCAGGGACCACGGAGCCAGAtgccagggaccctgggatcatgggcctgagcctaaggcagacacacaatgtactgcgccacccaggaacccccactagataattttttaaaggtactttCAGATTGAAACAAAGAGCTAGGAGGTGACAATCCAGCCTCATCCCCAGATCTGCGGGCTGAGAAACCTTACAAAGCACCTCTCCACCCCCCAATCCCACCCCCCAGGAAACCGGAGAAATGTAGACCTTCTGCTGTGAGAGCAGATCTCAGAAAATAAGAGTCCTAGGGAGACGCCGGGAAGGCCCCTGGGAAGAGCCTCCACACTGAAGGGCTGTCATGGTCTCACGGCTTTCCTCCTGGGGATGGCAGTTTGGCCACAGCGCGGGGGGAAGGTGACTCCAAGCAGGGCCACAGAGCTGTGGGACTGGCGGTCCCATGTGCCAGGGGCAAGTGCGGGGGCTGGATGCGTAAGAAAGAACCCGGAGCCTTCTGCATAGGCTCTGcgattttgcaaaaaaaaaaaaagaaaaaaaggatgaacGAACAAACGAGCAGGAAGGGAGGAGCCAAATCCCAACTGCGACCTTTCCCCTACTTTCTGTGCTTGTGGTCTTGTTTTCTGGGAGGAGTGAGTCGGAAAAGGAGAAAGTTGGGGATGGAGACGTGCTGGCAGGCAGGCACTTATAAACTAACCTCTCTACTTAGACCGCAGGAATTTTTGGTCTTTCCTTAGAGTTTTGACTGTTTTTGTGCCGGACTCAGCAACTCTTGCACTGTTGTGAGGAGACGCTAGAGCTCTGAAATCACACTGCCAGATGTCCCAACTTG harbors:
- the HILPDA gene encoding LOW QUALITY PROTEIN: hypoxia-inducible lipid droplet-associated protein (The sequence of the model RefSeq protein was modified relative to this genomic sequence to represent the inferred CDS: inserted 1 base in 1 codon); the protein is MKPMLNLYLLGVVLTLLSIFVRLMESLGGILESPLLGSSWTTRGHTASAEPXKGIPDHPSREV